A genomic window from Lycium barbarum isolate Lr01 chromosome 4, ASM1917538v2, whole genome shotgun sequence includes:
- the LOC132638149 gene encoding 14 kDa proline-rich protein DC2.15-like gives MASKKTTCLALFLLVNILFFSLVSACDTCDGTKPTPKPTPKPTPSPGSKGKCSIDTLKLGVCANVLGNLLGVVIGNPPKKPCCSLIQGLVDLDAALCLYTAIKANILGINLNVPLSLSLLLSACGKKVPSGFQCPK, from the coding sequence ATGGCTTCTAAGAAAACCACTTGCCTTGCTCTCTTTCTTCTTGTAAACATTCTATTTTTCTCTCTTGTGAGTGCATGTGACACTTGCGATGGTACTAAACCAACGCCAAAGCCAACTCCAAAACCAACCCCGAGCCCCGGCTCCAAAGGCAAGTGCTCTATTGATACTCTCAAATTAGGTGTTTGTGCTAATGTTCTTGGCAATTTACTTGGAGTTGTAATTGGAAATCCACCAAAGAAACCTTGCTGTTCTCTCATTCAAGGACTTGTTGATCTTGATGCTGCTCTTTGTTTATACACTGCCATTAAAGCAAATATTCTTGGAATCAACCTTAATGTCCCTCTTTCCCTAAGCCTTCTTCTCAGTGCTTGTGGCAAAAAAGTTCCATCTGGCTTCCAATGTCCTAAATGA
- the LOC132638150 gene encoding uncharacterized protein LOC132638150 — MQHKSWICSSCRIASIATWTKISSIKKFLAINGHFYFNWGTCRCATSPETNMVADLLAEYGRKSMRPDMERNNPYVFVTTTLDRDVCGTVSYGSVPLCMSMDEP; from the exons ATGCAACATAAAAGTTGGATCTGCTCTTCATGCAGAATTGCTAGTATTGCTACATGGACTAAAATTAGCTCGATCAAAAAATTTCTTGCCATTAATG GTCACTTCTACTTTAACTGGGGAACCTGTCGCTGCGCCACATCCCCGGAAACTAATATGGTTGCAGATCTGCTGGCGGAATACGGAAGGAAGTCTATGAGACCTGATATGGAAAGAAACAATCCTTATGTTTTTGTAACTACTACTCTTGATAGAGATGTTTGTGGAACTGTTTCATATGGATCAGTTCCTTTATGTATGTCTATGGACGAACCTTAA